A stretch of the Uranotaenia lowii strain MFRU-FL chromosome 3, ASM2978415v1, whole genome shotgun sequence genome encodes the following:
- the LOC129757640 gene encoding flexible cuticle protein 12-like yields the protein MKLAIVFIATLALALAAPAEEKDAQVLKYDSDVAADGYSFQYETSNGIKHQEKSELKKFDEDVSALVVRGSFSFVGADGVTYTVNYVADENGFQPEAAHLPKA from the coding sequence ATGAAATTGGCAATCGTTTTCATCGCTACCTTAGCCCTGGCTTTGGCCGCTCCAGCTGAAGAAAAGGACGCCCAAGTGCTGAAATACGACAGTGATGTGGCCGCTGATGGATACAGCTTCCAGTACGAAACCAGCAACGGAATCAAGCACCAGGAAAAGTCGGAGCTGAAGAAATTCGACGAAGATGTTTCGGCCCTCGTTGTCCGCGGATCTTTCTCCTTCGTCGGTGCTGATGGCGTCACCTACACCGTGAACTATGTTGCCGATGAGAACGGATTCCAGCCGGAAGCTGCCCATCTGCCCAAGGCCTAA
- the LOC129756508 gene encoding flexible cuticle protein 12-like: MKFALVFVTLLALACSLPVPDDKEAQVLRFDNDHHGIDGYSWNLETSNGIQQQEQAELRSFPDDNSAIVVRGSYSYLGADGVTYTVNYIADENGFQPQGDHLPKAS, encoded by the coding sequence ATGAAATTCGCGCTCGTTTTCGTCACTTTGCTGGCTTTGGCCTGTTCACTTCCGGTTCCGGATGATAAGGAAGCACAGGTACTTCGATTCGATAACGATCATCATGGTATCGATGGGTACAGCTGGAACTTGGAAACGAGCAACGGAATTCAGCAGCAGGAACAGGCCGAGCTGAGGAGTTTCCCCGATGATAATTCGGCCATCGTTGTCCGGGGATCTTATTCCTATTTGGGGGCTGATGGAGTTACCTATACTGTGAATTATATTGCCGATGAAAATGGATTCCAACCGCAAGGAGATCATCTCCCGAAGGCGTCGTAA
- the LOC129756730 gene encoding cuticle protein CP14.6-like: MKIAIVFVAIVALALAAPVEEKDAQVVRYDSDVAADGYSFQYETSNGIKHQEKSELKKFDEEVSALVVRGSFSFVGADGVTYTVNYVADENGFQPEAAHLPKA, translated from the coding sequence atgaaaatcgCCATCGTATTCGTTGCCATCGTTGCCCTGGCTCTGGCCGCCCCAGTCGAAGAAAAAGATGCCCAAGTGGTCCGATACGACAGTGATGTTGCCGCCGATGGATACAGCTTCCAGTACGAAACCAGCAACGGAATCAAGCACCAGGAAAAGTCGGAGCTGAAGAAGTTCGATGAAGAAGTTTCGGCCCTCGTTGTCCGCGGATCTTTCTCCTTCGTCGGTGCTGATGGCGTCACCTACACCGTGAACTATGTTGCCGATGAGAACGGATTCCAGCCGGAAGCTGCCCATCTGCCCAAGGCCTAA
- the LOC129757361 gene encoding flexible cuticle protein 12-like has product MKVVLVFCVLAVGAIWAAPQGNPADAQILKYESDNIGIDGYSFQFETSDGTSRSEQAELRNAGTDAASIVVRGSYSYIGPDGTQYVINYVADENGFQPEGAHIPK; this is encoded by the exons ATGAAAGTG GTTTTGGTGTTTTGTGTTCTGGCTGTTGGTGCAATTTGGGCGGCACCTCAGGGGAATCCCGCCGATGCACAGATTTTGAAGTACGAAAGTGATAACATCGGCATCGACGGGTATAGTTTCCA ATTCGAGACAAGTGATGGAACGTCCCGATCGGAACAAGCTGAGCTACGAAATGCTGGAACCGATGCCGCCTCGATTGTGGTCCGGGGATCGTACTCATACATCGGCCCTGACGGAACTCAGTACGTGATCAACTATGTTGCTGACGAAAATGGCTTCCAACCGGAAGGCGCCCACAtaccaaaataa